The following coding sequences are from one Clostridioides difficile ATCC 9689 = DSM 1296 window:
- the frr gene encoding ribosome recycling factor, which produces MKLEIHKQLEEKMNGTIDALKFEFGTIRAGRANAQMLDKIRVDYYGTPTPINQIGAISVPEPRILMISPWDKSAMHEIEKAIANSDLGLNPSNDGEVIRLSVPALTEERRKELAKKASKAAEEFKVRIRNERRDANEKIKKMEKGGELTEDELKKAQDEVQKMTDKFIKEIDTLLSKKEKDIMEV; this is translated from the coding sequence ATGAAACTGGAAATACATAAGCAATTAGAAGAGAAAATGAATGGGACAATTGATGCTTTAAAGTTTGAATTTGGAACTATAAGAGCAGGAAGAGCTAATGCACAAATGCTAGACAAAATAAGAGTTGATTATTATGGAACTCCAACTCCAATAAATCAAATAGGTGCTATATCTGTACCAGAACCAAGAATATTAATGATATCTCCTTGGGATAAATCTGCTATGCATGAAATAGAAAAAGCAATAGCTAACTCAGACTTAGGATTAAATCCATCAAATGATGGTGAGGTTATAAGACTTTCTGTACCTGCTTTAACAGAAGAAAGAAGAAAAGAATTAGCTAAAAAAGCTAGTAAAGCTGCAGAAGAATTTAAAGTTAGAATAAGAAATGAAAGAAGAGACGCCAATGAGAAGATTAAAAAGATGGAAAAAGGCGGAGAATTAACTGAAGATGAATTAAAAAAAGCACAAGATGAAGTTCAAAAAATGACTGATAAATTTATAAAAGAAATAGATACATTATTATCTAAAAAAGAAAAGGATATAATGGAGGTATAA
- the pyrH gene encoding UMP kinase, translating to MDKPMYKRVLLKLSGEALAGERGFGINNDVVNDIAIAIKKIQEIGVEVAVVVGGGNFWRGRTSEGMDRTTADYIGMLATVMNAMALQDALENIDVATRVQTAIDMRQIAEPYIRRRAVRHLEKERVVIFGAGTGNPYFTTDTTAALRAAEMEAEVILLAKNVDAVYDKDPKVHADAKKFTELSYMEVIQKELKVMDSTATSLCMDNKIPIKVFELTTENIIRAVKGENIGTTVK from the coding sequence ATGGATAAACCAATGTACAAAAGGGTATTGTTAAAATTAAGTGGAGAAGCATTAGCAGGAGAAAGAGGTTTTGGTATAAATAATGATGTAGTTAATGATATTGCTATTGCTATAAAAAAAATACAAGAAATAGGTGTTGAAGTAGCTGTAGTAGTAGGTGGAGGAAACTTCTGGAGAGGCAGAACCAGTGAAGGAATGGACAGAACTACTGCTGACTATATAGGAATGTTAGCTACAGTTATGAATGCAATGGCGCTACAGGATGCACTAGAAAATATAGATGTTGCTACAAGAGTTCAAACTGCTATAGACATGAGACAAATTGCAGAACCATATATAAGAAGAAGAGCAGTTAGACACTTAGAAAAGGAAAGAGTTGTTATATTTGGTGCAGGAACAGGAAACCCTTACTTTACAACAGATACAACTGCTGCTTTACGTGCTGCTGAGATGGAAGCAGAAGTTATATTGTTAGCTAAAAATGTTGATGCAGTATATGACAAGGATCCAAAAGTACATGCAGATGCTAAGAAATTTACAGAATTAAGTTACATGGAAGTTATACAGAAAGAATTAAAAGTAATGGATTCTACAGCTACATCTTTATGTATGGATAATAAAATTCCAATAAAGGTATTTGAGCTTACAACAGAGAATATAATAAGAGCAGTAAAAGGCGAAAATATAGGAACTACTGTAAAATAA
- the tsf gene encoding translation elongation factor Ts yields MANITAQMVKELRESTGAGMMDCKKALQEAEGNMEKAVDLLREKGLSKAAKKAGRVAAEGLVAIEMNDDNTVASMVEVNSETDFVAKNEDFKVFVKDAACMALATDKEDIASLLGETHKEGITLQEVLNNRVAKIGEKLDFRRFAKVVTNGQVAGYIHGGGKIGVLVEMETEARDAKVLELGKDVAMQVAAMNPKYVSRDEVDAEYIAHETEVLTQQALNEGKPANIVEKMVKGRLEKELKEVCLLEQTFVKNPDITVKQLVADVAKAVGSDIKVVKVVRFEVGEGIQKREENFAEEVAKQLK; encoded by the coding sequence ATGGCTAATATAACTGCTCAAATGGTAAAAGAGTTAAGAGAAAGTACAGGCGCAGGAATGATGGACTGCAAGAAAGCTTTACAAGAAGCTGAAGGAAACATGGAAAAAGCAGTAGATTTATTAAGAGAAAAAGGATTATCAAAAGCTGCTAAAAAAGCTGGTAGAGTTGCTGCTGAAGGTCTAGTTGCAATAGAAATGAATGATGATAATACAGTTGCTTCTATGGTAGAAGTTAACTCAGAGACAGATTTCGTTGCTAAAAACGAAGACTTCAAAGTGTTCGTTAAAGATGCTGCTTGTATGGCATTAGCTACTGATAAAGAAGATATAGCTTCTTTATTAGGTGAAACTCATAAAGAGGGAATAACTTTACAAGAAGTTTTAAATAATAGAGTTGCAAAAATAGGTGAGAAATTAGACTTTAGAAGATTTGCTAAAGTTGTAACTAATGGACAAGTTGCTGGATACATTCACGGTGGTGGAAAAATAGGTGTTCTTGTTGAAATGGAAACAGAAGCTAGAGATGCTAAAGTTTTAGAATTAGGTAAAGATGTAGCTATGCAAGTTGCTGCTATGAATCCTAAGTATGTTTCAAGAGATGAAGTAGATGCTGAATACATAGCACATGAAACAGAAGTATTAACTCAACAAGCTTTAAATGAAGGAAAACCAGCTAATATAGTTGAAAAAATGGTTAAAGGAAGATTAGAAAAAGAATTAAAAGAGGTTTGTTTATTAGAGCAAACTTTCGTTAAAAATCCAGATATAACTGTTAAACAATTAGTTGCTGATGTTGCTAAGGCAGTAGGTTCTGATATAAAAGTTGTTAAAGTTGTGAGATTCGAAGTTGGTGAAGGTATACAAAAGAGAGAAGAAAACTTTGCAGAAGAAGTTGCTAAGCAACTTAAGTAA
- the rpsB gene encoding 30S ribosomal protein S2 — protein MSVISMKQLLEAGVHFGHQTRRWNPKMAKYIFTERNGIYIIDLQKTVKKVEEAYKFTKEVAETGKPILFVGTKKQAQDAIKDEAERCGMYFVNERWLGGMLTNHKTIKTRINKLRELEKMEEEGVFNVLPKKEVIKLRAEKEKLEKYLGGIKDMPELPGAMFVVDPRKENIAIQEAHRLGIPVVGIVDTNCDPEQLDFAIPGNDDAIRAVKLITGAMATAVIEGRQGAEEEVAEDQE, from the coding sequence ATGTCAGTAATATCAATGAAACAATTATTAGAAGCAGGTGTTCACTTTGGTCACCAAACAAGAAGATGGAACCCTAAAATGGCTAAGTATATATTCACAGAGAGAAATGGAATATATATAATCGACTTACAAAAAACAGTTAAAAAAGTTGAAGAAGCTTACAAGTTCACTAAAGAAGTAGCTGAAACAGGAAAGCCAATCTTATTCGTAGGAACTAAAAAACAAGCTCAAGATGCGATAAAAGATGAAGCTGAAAGATGTGGAATGTACTTTGTTAATGAAAGATGGTTAGGTGGAATGTTAACAAACCACAAAACTATAAAAACAAGAATAAATAAATTAAGAGAATTAGAAAAAATGGAAGAAGAAGGCGTATTTAATGTTCTTCCTAAAAAAGAAGTTATAAAATTAAGAGCTGAAAAAGAAAAACTAGAAAAATACTTAGGTGGAATAAAAGACATGCCTGAATTACCAGGTGCAATGTTCGTAGTTGACCCAAGAAAAGAAAACATAGCTATTCAAGAAGCTCATAGATTAGGTATACCAGTAGTTGGTATAGTTGATACTAACTGTGACCCAGAACAATTAGACTTTGCTATACCAGGAAATGATGACGCTATAAGAGCCGTAAAATTAATAACTGGTGCTATGGCAACAGCTGTAATTGAAGGTAGACAAGGTGCTGAGGAAGAAGTAGCTGAAGACCAAGAATAA
- a CDS encoding D-alanyl-D-alanine carboxypeptidase family protein, with translation MKNALKKIISLAMILVFIIPNYSYADDKSVDKYSKTSILIDQETGRVLYSKEPDMKVPLASLSKMMTFLLAIEAIENKEVKETDKVKIDKSIASVKGSSYKLKDGEEVPLIELMRGLMIVSGNDAAIAIAKHICKTKEAFVDRMNKKAKEIGMSNTHFLNPNGLPIYDLSNPKKPAKENISTAKDIAILGKYMFDHYEKQVTAITDMETYTNSDRSFEKSNTNALLRIIPEVDGIKTGYTGNAGYCLSFSMVVNKNDKNEKKRRVIGVVLGTNHKNKRTSASLALLKYGKENFNMKKVIDKDSFIGKKYIKGMKELEVTLKAKDELYTILKGDESIKSEVKIKNIEYPVKKGDTMGIIKYYTNSGDLLGSVDIVSNNSIDNVSLKTKLKMKFAN, from the coding sequence TTGAAAAATGCACTAAAAAAAATTATATCATTAGCCATGATTCTAGTTTTTATAATACCAAATTATTCATATGCAGATGATAAATCTGTAGACAAGTATTCAAAAACATCTATACTTATAGACCAAGAAACAGGTAGAGTTTTATATAGTAAAGAACCTGATATGAAGGTACCATTAGCTAGTTTAAGTAAGATGATGACTTTTTTACTTGCAATAGAAGCTATTGAAAATAAAGAAGTAAAAGAAACTGATAAAGTAAAAATAGACAAATCTATTGCATCAGTAAAAGGGTCAAGTTATAAACTTAAAGATGGTGAAGAAGTGCCACTTATAGAGCTTATGAGAGGTCTTATGATTGTATCAGGAAATGATGCGGCAATTGCTATAGCAAAACATATTTGTAAAACGAAAGAAGCATTTGTAGATAGAATGAATAAAAAAGCAAAAGAAATAGGAATGAGTAATACACATTTTCTAAATCCAAATGGTCTTCCAATATACGATTTAAGCAACCCCAAAAAACCAGCAAAAGAAAATATCTCTACTGCAAAAGATATAGCTATTCTTGGAAAATACATGTTTGACCATTATGAAAAACAAGTAACAGCTATAACTGATATGGAGACATATACAAATTCAGATAGAAGTTTTGAAAAAAGCAATACAAATGCATTATTAAGAATTATACCAGAAGTAGATGGTATAAAAACTGGATATACTGGCAATGCTGGATATTGCTTATCATTTTCTATGGTTGTAAATAAAAATGATAAAAATGAGAAAAAACGTAGAGTAATAGGGGTTGTATTAGGTACTAACCATAAAAATAAAAGAACCTCTGCTTCATTAGCTCTACTGAAATATGGAAAAGAAAATTTCAATATGAAAAAAGTAATTGATAAAGATAGCTTTATTGGTAAGAAATATATAAAAGGAATGAAAGAGTTAGAGGTTACATTAAAAGCAAAAGATGAACTTTATACAATATTAAAAGGTGATGAAAGTATAAAATCAGAAGTTAAGATTAAAAATATAGAGTACCCTGTTAAAAAAGGTGATACTATGGGTATTATAAAATATTATACTAATTCAGGTGACTTACTTGGAAGTGTAGATATAGTAAGTAATAATAGTATAGATAACGTATCATTAAAAACAAAATTAAAAATGAAATTTGCAAATTAA
- a CDS encoding potassium channel family protein: MNCKWISKIDERKKCHREADSSGYCIFHKENKSDEEIQLMMDTLHKEEISEFNGFVFENEFNAEEILTYNYKILDFSESIFKQKANFKKYIFKKNIIFNYTEFRDKVLFNGCVFLENCDFNRTIFSKHYINDRIFEKVKFKGPDLVVNKVENFPRMDGIIFSMCTKFVLKNVEYGKSEYEHGKINYRIARNQATKIGEYEMIGFYYYKERIYSSKIMKRSNYPTFSDYLVEKFFDQIARYTTGYGEKPWNILLVIIAIISVFALLYLFVGIESSNSTLVALDINNIGDYSLSEIFKMYMDLWYFSMATFSTVGYGDMVATSLIGKALAGIEVFFGVTIGAIWASVIIKRMIR; this comes from the coding sequence ATGAATTGTAAATGGATATCTAAAATAGATGAGAGAAAAAAATGTCATAGAGAAGCAGATTCTTCTGGATATTGTATCTTTCATAAAGAAAATAAGTCTGATGAAGAGATACAGTTGATGATGGATACTCTTCATAAAGAAGAGATAAGTGAATTTAATGGATTTGTTTTTGAAAATGAATTTAATGCGGAAGAAATATTAACTTACAATTATAAAATACTGGATTTTTCTGAATCCATATTTAAACAAAAAGCAAATTTTAAAAAATATATTTTTAAAAAGAATATTATTTTTAACTATACAGAATTTAGAGATAAAGTTTTATTTAATGGTTGTGTATTCTTAGAAAACTGTGATTTTAATAGAACCATATTTAGTAAACACTATATAAATGACCGTATATTTGAAAAAGTGAAATTTAAAGGACCTGATTTGGTAGTTAATAAAGTAGAAAATTTTCCACGAATGGATGGAATAATTTTTAGCATGTGTACAAAATTTGTGTTAAAGAATGTTGAATATGGAAAAAGTGAGTATGAGCATGGCAAGATAAATTATAGAATAGCTAGAAATCAAGCAACAAAAATTGGAGAATATGAGATGATAGGATTTTACTATTATAAGGAAAGAATTTATAGTAGTAAAATAATGAAACGTTCTAATTATCCTACTTTCAGTGATTATTTAGTTGAAAAATTTTTTGACCAAATAGCACGTTACACAACAGGTTATGGAGAAAAGCCATGGAATATATTATTAGTTATTATAGCAATAATAAGTGTTTTTGCTTTATTATACTTATTTGTAGGCATAGAAAGTTCAAATAGCACACTTGTAGCTTTAGATATAAATAATATAGGTGATTACTCACTAAGTGAGATTTTCAAAATGTATATGGATTTATGGTATTTTAGCATGGCTACATTTAGTACAGTAGGATATGGAGATATGGTTGCTACAAGTTTGATTGGGAAAGCATTGGCAGGTATAGAAGTATTTTTTGGAGTTACAATAGGAGCAATTTGGGCATCTGTGATTATTAAAAGAATGATAAGGTAA
- a CDS encoding helix-turn-helix domain-containing protein, with translation MEQNNKVGNFGDLLKILLDEKELSMGELSKKSGIDKSTISRIANNKQKPNINHLEKMAIHLNINLEELLKASGYEFRNSNNQIFNADSDFSNFDDILGFANLINDKNFNGNIEKELSKCKLYVQTDEGKKLLFDNFNKKIDSIEKQGQFTDRLRQMYADFCTDGLTIKKYLLIGSMLLYFVISTDVIPDFVFPIGFMDDLVALNIVTKLLKNDK, from the coding sequence ATGGAACAAAATAATAAGGTTGGGAATTTCGGTGATTTGTTGAAGATTTTATTAGATGAAAAAGAATTATCAATGGGAGAACTAAGTAAAAAAAGTGGAATTGATAAATCTACTATATCTCGTATAGCTAATAATAAACAAAAGCCAAATATAAATCATTTAGAAAAGATGGCAATACATTTAAATATTAACCTAGAAGAACTGTTGAAAGCTTCAGGATATGAATTTAGAAACAGCAATAATCAAATATTTAATGCAGATAGTGATTTTAGTAACTTTGATGATATTCTTGGATTTGCAAATTTAATCAATGATAAGAACTTTAATGGAAATATTGAAAAAGAGTTAAGTAAGTGTAAGTTATATGTCCAAACAGATGAAGGTAAAAAATTACTTTTTGATAATTTTAATAAAAAAATAGATTCTATTGAAAAACAAGGTCAATTTACAGATAGATTAAGACAAATGTATGCTGATTTTTGTACAGATGGACTTACAATAAAGAAATATTTATTGATTGGAAGTATGCTACTTTACTTTGTTATATCAACAGATGTGATTCCAGACTTCGTGTTCCCAATAGGATTTATGGATGATTTAGTAGCATTAAATATAGTTACAAAATTACTTAAAAATGATAAGTAA
- the ytaF gene encoding sporulation membrane protein YtaF, producing the protein MIESILLVTSLCIDAFVTSFGYGVNKVKVPLYSNIIISVVCSAILAISLFAGTIVRDFLPQNITMLICFFILFLLGSARLIESFFKSYFKKKSIHSKNYNFNMLDLKLNFNVSIEPDVLDTSKSKVLKSAEAFTLALALSLDGLAIGFGSGLVGVNYIQVILFSLISNIIAVLLGCLLGNMFVKNVNLNLSWLSGLILLVIGFMKIC; encoded by the coding sequence GTGATTGAATCAATTTTATTAGTTACTTCTCTTTGTATAGATGCCTTTGTGACAAGCTTTGGATATGGTGTAAATAAAGTTAAAGTTCCCTTATATTCAAATATAATTATCAGCGTAGTTTGTTCAGCTATTTTAGCAATATCGCTTTTTGCAGGTACAATAGTTAGAGATTTTTTACCTCAAAATATAACAATGTTAATATGTTTCTTTATTTTATTTTTATTAGGAAGTGCTAGACTAATTGAAAGTTTTTTTAAATCTTATTTTAAGAAAAAATCTATACACTCAAAGAATTATAATTTTAATATGTTAGACCTTAAATTAAATTTTAATGTAAGTATCGAACCTGATGTCTTAGATACAAGTAAATCTAAAGTGCTTAAATCTGCTGAAGCATTTACACTTGCACTTGCTTTAAGTTTAGATGGATTAGCTATCGGTTTTGGTAGTGGCCTTGTAGGTGTGAATTATATACAAGTTATTCTATTTTCTTTAATATCAAATATAATTGCAGTATTACTTGGTTGTTTACTAGGAAATATGTTTGTTAAAAACGTAAATTTAAACTTATCTTGGTTAAGTGGTTTAATCTTGTTAGTCATTGGATTTATGAAGATATGTTAA
- a CDS encoding endonuclease MutS2, producing the protein MNSNTFERLQLNEVKELIKIHCVSSLGKNLIDKLTPSGNIGVVRRKLAENKEARKIIENSNHIPLEGLFNAGSTIDKIEKGMIIEPVELVNIEDFLRGCRKMKAFMLEKEFYSPTLSSYALNITECKSIEDEINYCIKSNKVDSNASKELKKIRRNIEITEGKIKDRLNKFITSTVNKKYIQEFIISKRNDRYVIPIKSSYKNEVNGTILDTSSKGNTVFIEPISVSNLSTELTMLKADETIEEYKILSYLTELIFEKISQIKLNIEILSEYDMVFAKAKYSQKIKGITPKINNNGYIKIIKGKHPLLTGDAVPLDFEIGKNYRSLIITGPNAGGKTVTLKTVGLLTLMVQCGFDISAKEGSEFSVFEKVFVDIGDNQSIENALSTFSSHIKNIAEIMSLSNNSTLVLFDEIGSGTEPNEGAGLAISLLEEFYKMGCITIASTHYGEIKKFATLHPEFENAGMMFDKETLEPLYKLTIGKSEDSNALFISKKMGIKNRVLDRAKEYVIDRNYNLDLVKRSKLQSNIEDKNSSEVILNYTDYNVGDKVKLLDEDDFGIVYKPMDKFNNVEVLFNDNFISVNIKRLQLSIKASELYPEGYDLDVLFTSFKERKLEKDIQRGSKKALKKIQKEIRENRK; encoded by the coding sequence ATGAATAGTAATACATTTGAAAGATTACAACTAAATGAAGTTAAAGAATTAATAAAAATACATTGTGTAAGTTCACTAGGAAAAAATTTAATAGATAAATTAACTCCTAGTGGGAATATTGGAGTAGTAAGAAGGAAATTAGCAGAAAATAAAGAAGCTAGAAAGATAATTGAAAATAGTAATCACATACCACTTGAAGGATTGTTTAATGCAGGTTCTACAATAGATAAAATTGAAAAAGGAATGATAATAGAACCTGTTGAACTTGTAAATATTGAAGATTTTTTAAGAGGTTGTAGGAAGATGAAAGCTTTTATGTTAGAAAAAGAATTTTATTCACCTACATTAAGTTCTTATGCCTTAAATATAACAGAATGTAAAAGTATAGAAGATGAGATAAATTACTGTATAAAATCTAATAAAGTTGATTCTAATGCTAGTAAAGAATTAAAAAAGATAAGACGAAATATAGAAATTACAGAAGGAAAGATAAAAGATAGATTAAATAAATTTATAACATCAACTGTAAATAAAAAGTATATACAAGAGTTTATAATAAGTAAAAGAAATGATAGATATGTAATACCAATTAAATCTTCTTATAAAAATGAAGTTAATGGTACTATATTAGATACATCATCAAAAGGAAATACTGTATTTATTGAACCTATTAGTGTTTCAAATTTAAGTACAGAGTTAACTATGCTAAAAGCTGATGAAACTATTGAAGAATACAAAATATTATCTTATTTAACAGAACTTATATTTGAGAAGATAAGTCAGATAAAATTAAATATAGAGATACTTTCAGAATACGATATGGTATTTGCAAAAGCTAAGTATAGTCAAAAAATAAAAGGAATTACTCCAAAAATAAATAATAATGGCTATATAAAAATAATTAAAGGTAAACATCCACTTCTAACAGGAGATGCAGTACCTTTAGATTTTGAAATAGGCAAAAATTATAGAAGTCTTATAATAACAGGTCCTAATGCAGGAGGAAAAACTGTAACCCTTAAGACTGTTGGTTTACTAACTTTAATGGTTCAATGTGGATTTGATATTTCTGCAAAAGAAGGTAGTGAATTTAGTGTATTTGAAAAAGTTTTTGTAGATATAGGGGATAATCAAAGTATTGAAAATGCCTTAAGTACTTTTTCATCACATATAAAAAATATTGCAGAGATTATGAGTTTATCAAATAATTCTACTCTTGTTCTGTTTGATGAAATAGGAAGTGGAACTGAACCTAATGAAGGAGCTGGTTTAGCAATATCATTATTAGAAGAGTTTTACAAAATGGGATGTATAACTATAGCATCAACTCATTATGGAGAGATAAAAAAGTTTGCTACATTGCATCCAGAATTTGAAAATGCTGGTATGATGTTTGATAAAGAAACGTTAGAACCATTGTATAAGTTAACTATTGGAAAATCTGAAGATAGTAATGCTCTTTTTATTTCTAAAAAAATGGGAATAAAAAATAGAGTTTTAGATAGAGCTAAAGAATATGTAATTGATAGAAACTACAATTTAGATTTAGTTAAAAGAAGTAAGCTACAATCTAATATTGAAGATAAAAATAGTTCTGAAGTCATTTTAAACTATACAGATTATAATGTAGGGGATAAGGTAAAATTACTAGATGAAGATGATTTTGGAATTGTATATAAGCCTATGGACAAGTTTAATAATGTAGAAGTATTGTTTAATGATAATTTTATTTCAGTAAATATAAAAAGATTACAACTTAGCATAAAAGCATCAGAATTGTATCCAGAAGGGTATGATTTAGATGTATTATTTACTAGTTTTAAAGAAAGAAAATTAGAAAAAGATATTCAAAGAGGTTCAAAAAAAGCTCTTAAAAAGATTCAGAAAGAAATTAGAGAGAATAGAAAATAA
- a CDS encoding RNA ligase RtcB family protein, which yields MSNIKIIASNKCWIEDIARKQLEDISKLNGILRVVGLPDLHAGKIPVGLAVETKNIIYPHIIGNDIGCGMTLFKTGVLKKKFKKDKWIKSLSKIKDLSDIEIKNTYKEECPILNLGTIGSGNHFVEIQCISEIYNKEQFEQLKFSSDDIMMLVHCGSRNYGEDILKKFYDKDGLEVESEKAIDYIKKHDNALMWAERNREAISKKIMQSIGTSGDVETIFSINHNFVEKREDKFIHRKGAVSSERGAVIIPGSRGSLSYIVMPTENTEISLYSLSHGAGRKWSRSVCKSRLKSKYSKDTIKQTKFKSQIICNDVNLLFQEAPEAYKNIEQIIESLIEYELIQVVATMKPLITYKG from the coding sequence ATGAGCAATATAAAAATAATAGCAAGTAATAAATGTTGGATTGAAGATATAGCAAGGAAACAACTTGAAGATATTTCAAAGTTAAATGGAATTTTAAGAGTAGTAGGATTACCTGACTTACATGCAGGTAAAATACCTGTAGGTTTAGCAGTTGAGACTAAAAATATTATTTATCCACATATAATTGGAAATGATATAGGATGCGGAATGACTTTATTTAAAACTGGAGTTCTAAAAAAGAAATTTAAAAAAGACAAATGGATTAAGTCACTTAGTAAGATTAAAGATTTGTCTGATATAGAAATAAAAAACACATATAAAGAAGAATGTCCAATTTTAAATTTAGGAACTATAGGGAGTGGAAATCATTTTGTAGAAATTCAATGTATAAGTGAAATTTATAATAAAGAACAATTTGAACAATTAAAATTTTCATCTGATGATATTATGATGTTAGTTCACTGTGGGTCAAGAAATTATGGAGAAGATATTTTAAAAAAATTTTATGATAAAGATGGACTTGAAGTTGAAAGTGAGAAAGCTATAGATTATATTAAAAAACATGATAATGCTTTAATGTGGGCAGAGCGTAATCGTGAAGCTATCAGTAAAAAAATTATGCAGTCAATAGGTACATCTGGAGATGTTGAAACAATATTCTCTATAAATCATAACTTTGTAGAGAAAAGGGAAGATAAATTTATACATAGAAAAGGTGCTGTTTCAAGTGAAAGAGGAGCTGTGATTATACCAGGTTCAAGAGGCAGTCTATCATATATAGTTATGCCTACTGAAAATACAGAGATATCTTTATATTCTCTATCACATGGAGCAGGTAGGAAATGGTCTCGTTCAGTTTGTAAATCTCGCCTTAAAAGTAAGTATAGTAAAGATACTATAAAACAAACTAAATTTAAAAGTCAGATTATATGTAATGATGTAAATTTATTATTTCAAGAAGCTCCAGAGGCATATAAGAATATAGAGCAGATTATTGAAAGTTTGATAGAATATGAACTTATTCAAGTAGTGGCAACTATGAAGCCATTGATTACTTATAAAGGATAA
- a CDS encoding protein kinase domain-containing protein yields the protein MTWLNFIGNRYEVVNSDDVLEINKIYKARDVFYRKNVLIKVIKHNNYICEDFVSNLIDESTALDEINSPYILKIIDVGIHCTEETTLYYVVSEDFNGIGLDELILGNYLHLEAIVNIMIQVLKALEMIHRNHSYHGSLKSSSIIVDTEYNIKICDFGITKANNGVNTRSYGNRRYLCPHQLCINYTDKESDFFATGLILFESIFKKLPFGESNSEEKMLQSIDKGLDWNSIKAINGNTELINVIKRLLGRNNKYTRANDIIIDLSKVMYEKAYIEVEDEKEEEQKQDKVIQVKKEYKSKMRKKLHKKLVVAGLAIVMISMIIISSII from the coding sequence GTGACATGGTTGAATTTTATAGGCAATAGATATGAGGTAGTAAATTCTGACGACGTTTTAGAAATTAACAAAATCTATAAAGCTAGAGATGTTTTTTACAGGAAAAATGTGTTAATAAAAGTTATAAAGCACAATAATTATATCTGTGAAGATTTTGTTTCAAATTTAATTGATGAAAGTACTGCTTTAGATGAGATAAACTCTCCTTATATACTAAAAATAATAGATGTTGGGATTCACTGTACAGAAGAAACAACATTATATTATGTTGTAAGTGAAGACTTTAATGGTATCGGACTAGATGAATTAATTCTAGGTAATTATCTTCATTTAGAAGCAATTGTAAACATAATGATACAAGTTTTAAAAGCTTTAGAAATGATACATAGGAATCATTCATATCATGGTAGTTTAAAATCGAGTAGTATAATAGTAGATACAGAATACAATATAAAAATTTGTGATTTTGGAATTACAAAAGCAAATAATGGGGTTAATACAAGAAGCTATGGAAACAGGAGATATTTATGCCCACATCAACTATGTATAAATTATACTGATAAAGAAAGTGATTTTTTTGCAACAGGTCTTATTCTATTTGAATCTATATTTAAAAAATTGCCTTTTGGAGAATCAAATTCAGAAGAAAAAATGCTACAATCTATTGATAAGGGATTAGATTGGAATAGTATAAAAGCAATTAATGGAAATACTGAACTTATAAATGTTATAAAAAGGCTTCTTGGAAGAAATAATAAGTATACCAGAGCCAATGATATTATTATTGATTTAAGTAAAGTAATGTATGAAAAAGCATATATAGAAGTTGAAGATGAGAAAGAAGAAGAGCAGAAACAAGACAAAGTTATACAAGTTAAAAAAGAATATAAAAGTAAAATGAGAAAAAAATTACATAAAAAACTTGTTGTTGCCGGTCTAGCTATAGTCATGATTTCAATGATTATTATTAGTTCCATAATATAA